One genomic segment of Isachenkonia alkalipeptolytica includes these proteins:
- the trxA gene encoding thioredoxin TrxA, with protein MLAVDKSNFEEEVLQEEKTVLVDFWSEGCEPCKALMPDIEALEEVYGDQVKFVKLDTTKARRLAIKQKVLGLPTIAIYENGEKKEEVTKDEASKENVEAMIKKFV; from the coding sequence ATGCTAGCTGTAGATAAGAGCAACTTTGAAGAAGAAGTATTGCAAGAAGAAAAAACAGTTTTAGTAGATTTCTGGAGCGAAGGTTGTGAACCTTGTAAAGCCTTAATGCCGGATATTGAAGCCTTAGAAGAGGTCTATGGAGATCAAGTGAAATTTGTAAAGCTTGATACAACCAAAGCCAGAAGATTGGCGATCAAACAAAAAGTTTTAGGGCTTCCTACCATTGCCATTTATGAAAATGGAGAGAAGAAAGAAGAGGTTACTAAAGATGAAGCTTCTAAGGAAAACGTAGAAGCGATGATTAAAAAGTTTGTTTAA
- a CDS encoding DUF2225 domain-containing protein — translation MDMRLYDKDVDCPVCKNSFTTKKTRNRRLKVIKRHEDFFVEYEGISPIHYHVWVCPECGYSATESEFDNITKQEIPIIQQGISSKWIKRSYGGIRSLEDVESAYKLALATAALLQKSQGYIGGLCLKLAWTYREMGSDKETVFMENALKAYSKAYENEPLPIETIEEVPMIYLIGELNRKLGNYQQAINWFGKVVDHKEIKYHRNIKLKAREQWRLAKEAYNQKRKASQECP, via the coding sequence ATGGATATGCGACTATATGATAAAGACGTGGATTGTCCGGTTTGTAAAAATTCATTTACAACTAAAAAAACCAGAAATCGACGACTGAAGGTAATAAAACGCCATGAAGACTTTTTTGTAGAATATGAAGGAATCAGTCCCATCCATTATCATGTTTGGGTGTGTCCTGAATGCGGATACAGCGCTACGGAATCAGAGTTTGATAATATTACAAAACAAGAAATACCAATTATACAGCAGGGGATATCTTCGAAGTGGATAAAGAGAAGCTATGGAGGAATCCGTTCCCTGGAAGATGTGGAAAGCGCTTATAAATTGGCTTTGGCAACTGCGGCCTTGCTTCAAAAAAGTCAGGGTTACATCGGAGGGCTTTGCTTAAAACTGGCTTGGACCTACCGGGAAATGGGGTCGGATAAAGAGACGGTTTTTATGGAAAATGCTTTGAAAGCCTATAGTAAAGCCTATGAAAATGAGCCTTTACCCATCGAAACCATTGAAGAGGTGCCCATGATCTATTTGATCGGAGAACTAAACCGAAAGCTCGGAAATTACCAACAAGCCATTAACTGGTTCGGGAAAGTAGTGGATCACAAGGAGATAAAATACCATCGGAATATTAAACTGAAAGCCCGGGAACAATGGCGTCTGGCAAAGGAAGCCTACAATCAAAAAAGAAAGGCCTCTCAGGAGTGTCCTTAG
- a CDS encoding tRNA (cytidine(34)-2'-O)-methyltransferase, which yields MSLNIVLLEPEIPQNTGNIARTCVVTDTTLHIIGPIKFSLEEKAVKRAGLDYWSSLKVYYYKNYQEFNQKHQDKNIFYATTKTHRLYSDVNYQSYEDLYIMFGKESKGIPEKILRESPENNITIPMMQIEKARSLNLSNACAVVIYEVLRQWNFPMMLKEDSDF from the coding sequence ATGTCGTTGAATATCGTATTATTAGAACCGGAAATCCCTCAAAACACCGGTAATATCGCTAGAACCTGTGTCGTAACCGATACCACTTTACACATCATCGGGCCTATTAAGTTTTCCCTCGAAGAAAAGGCAGTAAAACGGGCGGGCCTCGATTATTGGAGTTCTTTAAAAGTTTATTACTACAAAAACTATCAAGAATTTAATCAGAAGCATCAGGATAAAAACATCTTTTATGCAACGACCAAAACTCATCGCCTCTACAGTGATGTCAATTATCAAAGCTATGAGGATCTGTATATCATGTTTGGAAAAGAAAGCAAAGGGATCCCTGAGAAGATTTTAAGAGAAAGTCCTGAAAACAATATCACCATACCCATGATGCAAATTGAAAAAGCCCGTTCCCTTAATTTATCGAATGCATGCGCAGTCGTGATTTATGAAGTATTAAGGCAATGGAACTTTCCTATGATGTTGAAAGAGGATTCGGATTTTTAG
- a CDS encoding MBL fold metallo-hydrolase, which yields MNTPENQSTFNITHIYHSGVMIETEEKLLIFDYFHENGAFDEKEFLKLLRHHGHKDFYYFATHGHPDHFTQKILTQDFQSSQGMTRYVFSDDLKTYHQAHSNITLCRSYQDFVIDGLRVKTFGSTDQGVSYLIEIPPENKLIFHSGDLNWWHWKNFSEEEKLQEKKDFLAEINKLKNHLIAKNSTLDIGFVPIDPRLEEFYALAGNAFLKEITPKIMFPLHFRKNYSITKEYKSQCNFPEIFQSIAHPLEHFILQY from the coding sequence ATGAACACTCCTGAAAATCAAAGCACCTTTAATATCACTCATATTTACCACAGCGGGGTAATGATTGAAACCGAAGAAAAACTTCTTATCTTCGATTATTTTCATGAAAACGGCGCATTTGATGAAAAAGAATTTTTAAAGCTTCTACGACATCATGGGCATAAGGATTTTTATTATTTCGCAACCCATGGTCATCCCGACCACTTTACCCAAAAGATCCTCACTCAAGATTTTCAAAGTTCACAGGGCATGACCCGATATGTGTTCAGCGACGATTTAAAGACATATCATCAGGCTCACAGCAACATCACCCTTTGCCGGTCTTATCAGGACTTTGTAATTGACGGTTTACGAGTCAAGACCTTTGGCTCTACGGACCAAGGGGTTTCATACTTAATTGAAATTCCCCCAGAAAACAAATTAATCTTTCACAGCGGAGATTTAAACTGGTGGCATTGGAAAAATTTCTCCGAAGAAGAGAAGTTGCAGGAAAAGAAAGACTTTTTAGCAGAAATCAATAAACTCAAAAACCATTTGATTGCGAAGAACTCAACGCTGGATATCGGCTTTGTTCCCATAGACCCAAGACTTGAGGAGTTCTATGCCCTGGCCGGCAATGCTTTCTTAAAAGAAATTACACCGAAAATAATGTTCCCTCTTCACTTTCGTAAGAATTATTCCATAACAAAGGAATATAAGTCCCAATGTAACTTTCCGGAAATTTTTCAAAGCATTGCCCATCCATTGGAGCATTTTATTCTACAGTACTAA
- a CDS encoding Fur family transcriptional regulator, which yields MNKLIETLKENDCKVTLQRIAIYETLKDTKTHPNAETIYKQLSPKYPTISLATVYKSLELFVSLGLIQAINVEENSFRYDGNSKPHPHLICSNCKKVEDLDEHPFSDLGQQVEALSGYQIEKQQLNFYGYCPDCIQKS from the coding sequence ATGAACAAACTGATCGAAACTTTGAAAGAAAATGACTGTAAGGTCACCCTTCAACGTATTGCTATTTACGAAACCCTTAAAGACACCAAAACCCATCCCAATGCGGAGACCATCTACAAACAACTGTCTCCCAAGTATCCCACAATCAGCCTAGCAACAGTTTACAAATCCTTAGAATTATTCGTATCCCTCGGCTTGATTCAGGCGATTAATGTGGAGGAAAACAGTTTTCGCTATGATGGCAACTCCAAACCCCATCCCCACCTCATTTGTTCGAACTGTAAGAAAGTAGAAGATCTTGATGAGCATCCGTTCTCCGATCTTGGCCAACAGGTGGAAGCCCTGTCCGGTTACCAAATTGAAAAACAACAGCTAAACTTTTATGGCTACTGTCCCGACTGTATTCAAAAATCTTAA
- a CDS encoding glycine/sarcosine/betaine reductase component B subunit, producing the protein MKLKLGRIFIEDVKFGDTTKVENKTLFVNKEEMLEAIGGDEHIESIDIDITHPGDEVRITPVKDVIEPRVKVEGPGGIFPGMLSKVDTVGSGTTHALKNVAVVTAGKIVGFQEGIIDMSGPGAEYSPFSQTHNVVVVANPVEGVKQYDHEEAVRTIGFKAAQYLGELAKELEADEVQEYETKPLLESVEEYPDLPKIGYVYMLQTQGLLHDTYVYGVDAKKIVPTLLYPTEIMDGAIVSGNCVSACDKNPTYVHLNNGIIEDLYEKHGKEINFVGVIITNENVYLADKERSSNWTAKLTEYLGLDGAIVSQEGFGNPDTDLIMNCKKIEEKNVKTVIVTDEYAGRDGASQSLADADPKADAVVTNGNANEVILLPPMKKIIGMTDYVDSIAGGFDGSLRADGSIEVEIQAITGATNETGFVKLTSKGN; encoded by the coding sequence TTGAAGCTTAAGTTAGGCAGAATTTTTATTGAAGATGTGAAGTTTGGTGATACTACAAAGGTTGAGAACAAAACACTTTTTGTTAACAAAGAAGAAATGTTAGAGGCTATTGGTGGAGATGAGCATATTGAATCCATTGATATCGATATTACCCATCCAGGAGATGAAGTGCGAATTACACCGGTAAAGGATGTAATCGAACCACGGGTGAAAGTTGAAGGACCCGGAGGGATTTTTCCAGGAATGTTAAGCAAAGTGGACACCGTCGGTAGCGGTACAACTCACGCACTTAAAAATGTTGCAGTAGTTACTGCGGGTAAAATTGTAGGTTTTCAGGAAGGGATTATTGATATGTCCGGCCCCGGAGCAGAATATTCTCCGTTTTCTCAAACCCATAATGTAGTTGTTGTGGCAAACCCGGTAGAAGGTGTGAAGCAGTACGATCATGAAGAAGCGGTAAGAACCATCGGATTTAAAGCCGCTCAGTATTTAGGAGAACTTGCTAAAGAACTTGAGGCCGATGAAGTTCAAGAATATGAAACTAAACCGCTATTAGAGTCCGTTGAAGAATATCCGGATTTACCGAAAATCGGATATGTGTACATGCTTCAAACACAAGGCTTGCTTCATGACACCTACGTCTATGGCGTGGATGCAAAAAAAATTGTGCCCACACTGCTATATCCCACGGAAATCATGGATGGAGCTATTGTCAGTGGGAACTGCGTTTCTGCTTGTGACAAAAACCCAACCTATGTACACTTAAATAATGGGATTATTGAAGATCTTTATGAAAAACATGGTAAAGAGATCAACTTTGTTGGGGTGATTATTACCAATGAAAATGTTTATCTTGCGGACAAAGAGCGATCTTCCAATTGGACCGCAAAGCTTACGGAATATTTAGGTTTGGACGGGGCCATTGTTTCTCAGGAAGGCTTTGGAAATCCTGATACGGATTTGATTATGAATTGCAAGAAAATTGAAGAGAAAAATGTGAAAACCGTAATTGTTACCGATGAATATGCAGGAAGGGATGGCGCGTCCCAATCTTTAGCCGACGCGGATCCAAAAGCCGATGCGGTGGTAACCAACGGAAATGCTAATGAAGTGATTCTTCTGCCTCCGATGAAAAAAATTATTGGAATGACCGACTACGTAGATTCCATTGCAGGAGGATTTGATGGAAGCCTGCGGGCCGACGGCAGCATTGAGGTTGAAATACAAGCAATCACCGGAGCTACCAACGAAACCGGCTTTGTGAAATTAACCAGTAAGGGAAATTAA
- a CDS encoding GrdX family protein produces the protein MNYLLVTNNPLVKSMYQNRKFLLYLDGSYLEVLYYARDQIHKGHELLSHPLSGSIKPNETPYKSLLISRKAKSLNYQSVTMIEDSIETTKKFFSIQDRTQGLRQDLLSDFQEIDYHLIKGALESAK, from the coding sequence GTGAATTATTTGCTTGTAACCAATAATCCTTTAGTAAAAAGCATGTATCAAAACAGAAAATTCCTGCTATATCTTGATGGAAGTTACCTGGAGGTTTTATACTATGCCCGGGACCAAATTCATAAAGGGCACGAACTTTTATCTCATCCTCTTTCGGGAAGTATTAAGCCAAATGAAACACCGTATAAAAGTCTTCTTATTTCAAGGAAGGCAAAATCCTTGAATTACCAATCGGTAACAATGATTGAAGACAGTATAGAAACCACAAAAAAATTTTTTTCTATTCAAGACCGCACCCAAGGTCTTAGGCAAGATCTTTTAAGTGATTTTCAGGAAATTGATTATCATTTAATCAAAGGAGCTTTAGAGTCAGCGAAGTAG
- a CDS encoding DUF362 domain-containing protein, with the protein MNTVSLQPCDQYQYLEVKEAINKNIEDLGGLTKYVKPKEKILLKLNLLMKKNPEEGVTTHPIFVKALGDILKEYGCDIIIADSPGGPFNKTLLRGVYRVCGIEAMAEHSGFELNYNTAEITKPNPGAEILTDITAIEVLEQVDKVISVSKLKTHGMMKFTGAVKNMYGIVPGLIKAEYHFQYPELKNFSNMLVDVCNYKTPVLSFMDGIIGMEGEGPSAGDLRKVGAVIGSSSPYALDVVACQLVNIDPFTVPTILRSVERGLLDQDFAKINIQGILPENFMLEPFKTPDIVDLNFAKGRVPQFLEGPINSVLLPKPTFDHEQCISCGDCAKVCPAQVIRMKNKKPYADLRNCIRCFCCQELCPVKAVHVKHSLLKRLFFSGKKD; encoded by the coding sequence ATGAATACGGTTTCTTTACAACCCTGTGATCAATATCAGTATCTGGAAGTGAAAGAGGCTATAAATAAAAACATTGAAGATTTAGGAGGGCTTACCAAGTATGTAAAACCAAAGGAAAAAATACTGTTAAAACTAAACCTGTTGATGAAAAAAAATCCTGAGGAAGGGGTTACCACACATCCAATATTTGTAAAAGCTTTGGGAGATATCCTTAAAGAATATGGCTGTGATATTATTATTGCAGACAGTCCCGGGGGACCCTTTAACAAAACCTTGCTCCGGGGGGTTTATAGAGTCTGCGGAATAGAAGCAATGGCAGAGCATAGTGGCTTTGAATTAAACTATAATACAGCGGAAATTACAAAACCCAACCCCGGTGCTGAAATATTAACGGATATCACTGCTATAGAAGTGCTTGAACAGGTGGATAAAGTGATTTCTGTATCAAAACTGAAGACCCATGGGATGATGAAGTTTACAGGAGCGGTAAAAAACATGTATGGAATTGTTCCTGGGCTGATCAAAGCGGAGTATCACTTTCAGTACCCGGAACTGAAAAACTTTTCCAATATGTTAGTGGATGTCTGCAACTATAAAACCCCGGTACTTTCATTTATGGATGGTATTATAGGAATGGAAGGGGAAGGGCCTTCCGCTGGGGATCTTAGAAAAGTAGGGGCAGTGATTGGTTCATCCAGCCCCTATGCTTTAGACGTTGTGGCCTGTCAGTTGGTTAATATCGATCCTTTCACAGTTCCTACAATACTGCGATCTGTTGAAAGAGGGCTGCTTGATCAGGACTTTGCTAAGATAAATATCCAGGGGATCCTTCCTGAAAACTTTATGTTAGAACCGTTCAAAACACCGGATATTGTTGATCTGAATTTTGCAAAAGGGAGGGTCCCTCAATTCTTGGAGGGTCCCATAAACAGTGTTTTATTACCAAAACCCACTTTTGATCATGAGCAGTGTATTTCCTGCGGGGACTGTGCAAAAGTCTGTCCGGCCCAAGTGATCCGAATGAAAAATAAAAAACCCTATGCAGATTTGAGGAACTGCATAAGGTGTTTTTGCTGCCAGGAATTATGCCCTGTTAAAGCAGTACATGTCAAACACTCTTTACTAAAAAGATTATTTTTTAGTGGGAAGAAAGATTAG
- the trxB gene encoding thioredoxin-disulfide reductase, translating to MEKIYDVIIIGAGPSGLTAGLYAARDRMSTLVLEKEKPGGQIATTDEVANYPGSIENATGPDLVARMVEQCKEFGAEIEKDTIQEVNLEDKIKVLTGDKGTYKAKSVIVATGATPRKLGAPGEVELTGKGVSYCATCDADFFSDFEVFCIGGGDSAVEEAIHLSKFARKVTIVHRREELKAAKSIQEKAFKNEKIDFIWNTQVKEIKGDGMVESIVFENLNTGEVTEHEADEEDGTFGIFIFVGYIPETDLFKGKMELSKAGYIITNDNMHTDIPGVFAAGDVREKTLRQVATAVGDGAVAAIQAEKYIEHAFEE from the coding sequence ATGGAAAAAATTTATGACGTTATTATTATTGGCGCAGGACCTTCAGGTTTAACCGCAGGATTATATGCAGCAAGGGATCGAATGTCTACCCTAGTATTGGAAAAAGAGAAGCCCGGCGGCCAAATCGCCACCACCGATGAAGTTGCCAACTATCCAGGGTCCATTGAAAATGCCACAGGGCCGGATCTAGTAGCAAGAATGGTGGAACAATGTAAAGAATTTGGTGCAGAGATTGAAAAAGACACCATTCAAGAAGTTAACCTAGAAGATAAAATCAAAGTTCTTACAGGAGATAAAGGAACGTATAAAGCAAAATCTGTAATTGTAGCGACGGGTGCAACTCCACGAAAACTAGGTGCTCCCGGAGAAGTTGAGTTAACGGGTAAAGGGGTTTCCTACTGTGCGACTTGTGATGCAGATTTCTTCAGTGACTTTGAAGTGTTTTGCATTGGAGGCGGAGACTCTGCCGTGGAAGAAGCCATCCACTTATCAAAATTCGCCCGAAAAGTTACCATTGTCCATCGACGTGAAGAACTAAAAGCGGCGAAGTCAATTCAGGAAAAAGCTTTTAAAAATGAGAAAATTGACTTTATCTGGAACACGCAAGTTAAAGAGATTAAAGGGGACGGCATGGTAGAATCTATTGTGTTTGAAAACCTGAATACTGGGGAAGTTACTGAACACGAAGCAGATGAGGAAGACGGAACTTTTGGAATCTTCATATTTGTAGGTTACATTCCAGAAACCGATTTATTTAAAGGAAAAATGGAGTTATCTAAGGCGGGATACATTATTACAAATGATAATATGCATACCGACATACCGGGAGTATTTGCAGCGGGGGATGTTCGTGAGAAAACCCTAAGACAGGTAGCTACTGCCGTAGGAGATGGAGCTGTTGCCGCTATCCAAGCGGAAAAATATATTGAACACGCTTTTGAAGAATAG